One Capricornis sumatraensis isolate serow.1 chromosome 8, serow.2, whole genome shotgun sequence genomic region harbors:
- the HID1 gene encoding protein HID1 isoform X1, whose translation MGSADSKLNFRKAVIQLTTKTQPVEATDDAFWDQFWADTATSVQDVFALVPAAEIRAVREESPSNLATLCYKAVEKLVQGAESGCHSEKERQIVLNCSRLLTRVLPYIFEDPDWRGFFWSTVPGAGRGGQGEDDDENARPLAESLLLAIADLLFCPDFTVQSHRRSTVDSAEDIHSLDSCEYIWEAGVGFAHSPQPNYIHDMNRMELLKLLLTCFSEAMYLPPAPDSSSINPWVQFFCSTENRHALPLFTSLLNTVCAYDPVGYGIPYNHLLFSDYREPLVEEAAQVLIVTLDHDSATSASPTVDGTTTGTAMDDADPPGPENLFVNYLSRIHREEDFQFILKGIARLLSNPLLQTYLPNSTKKIQFHQELLVLFWKLCDFNKKFLFFVLKSSDVLDILVPILYFLNDARADQSRVGLMHIGVFILLLLSGERNFGVRLNKPYSVRVPMDIPVFTGTHADLLIVVFHKIITSGHQRLQPLFDCLLTIVVNVSPYLKSLSMVAANKLLHLLEAFSTTWFLFSAAQNHHLVFFLLEVFNNIIQYQFDGNSNLVYAIIRKRSVFHQLANLPTDPPAIHKALQRRRRPPEPLSRAGSQEGASMEGSRPAAPAEPGTLKTSLVATPGIDKLTEKSQVSEDGTLRSLESEPQQSSAEDSPATEEPSQAWREQRRLSSASASGQWSPTSEWVLSWKSKLPLQTIMRLLQVLVPQVEKICIDKGLTDESEILRFLQHGTLVGLLPVPHPILIRKYQANSGTAMWFRTYMWGVIYLRNVDPPVWYDTDVKLFEIQRV comes from the exons ATGGGGTCGGCCGACTCCAAGCTGAACTTCCGAAAGGCGGTGATCCAGCTCACCACCAAGACGCAG CCCGTGGAAGCCACCGATGACGCCTTCTGGGACCAGTTCTGGGCGGACACGGCCACCTCGGTGCAGGATGTCTTTGCGCTGGTGCCAGCAGCGGAGATCCGGGCGGTGCGAGAGGAGTCACCCTCCAACCTGGCCACTCTGTGCTACAAG GCAGTCGAGAAGCTGGTGCAGGGAGCCGAGAGCGGCTGCCACTCGGAGAAGGAGAGGCAGATCGTGCTGAACTGCAGCCGCCTGCTCACCCGCGTGCTGCCCTACATCTTCGAGGACCCTGACTGGAGGGGCTTCTTCTGGTCCACAGTGCCTGGGGCCGGGCGAGGAGGG CAGGGAGAGGATGACGACGAAAACGCCCGGCCCCTGGCTGAGTCCCTGCTCCTGGCCATCGCTGACCTGCTCTTCTGCCCAGACTTCACGGTGCAGAGCCACCGGAGGAGCACTGTG GACTCGGCGGAGGACATTCACTCCCTGGACAGCTGTGAATACATCTGGGAGGCTGGCGTGGGCTTTGCTCACTCTCCCCAGCCCAACTACATCCATGACATGAATCG GATGGAGCTGCTGAAACTGCTGCTGACTTGCTTCTCCGAGGCCATGTACCTGCCCCCAGCTCCGGACAGCAGCAGCATCAATCCGTGGGTGCAGTTTTTTTGTTCCACAGAAAACAG ACACGCCCTGCCCCTGTTCACGTCGCTCCTGAACACCGTGTGTGCCTATGACCCTGTGGGCTACGGGATCCCCTATAACCACCTGCTCTTCTCCGACTACCGGGAACCCCTGGTGGAGGAAGCGGCCCAGGTGCTCATCGTCACCTTGGACCACGACAGCGCCACCAGTGCCAGCCCCACCGTGGACGGCACCACCACGGGCACCGCCATGGACGATGCCGAC CCTCCAGGGCCCGAGAACCTGTTTGTGAACTACCTGTCCCGCATCCATCGAGAGGAG GACTTCCAGTTCATCCTCAAGGGCATAGCCCGGCTGCTCTCCAACCCCCTGCTCCAGACCTACCTGCCCAATTCGACCAAGAAGATCCAGTTCCATCAGGAATTGCTGGTCCTCTTCTGGAAGCTCTGTGACTTCAACAAG AAATTCCTCTTCTTTGTGCTGAAGAGCAGTGACGTCCTAGACATCCTGGTTCCCATCCTCTACTTCCTCAACGACGCTCGAGCGGATCAGT CTCGGGTGGGCCTGATGCACATCGGTGTCTTCATCCTGCTGCTTCTGAGCGGGGAGCGGAACTTCGGGGTGCGGCTGAACAAGCCCTACTCCGTGCGCGTGCCCATGGACATCCCGGTCTTCACCGGCACCCACGCCGACCTGCTCATCGTG GTTTTCCACAAGATCATCACCAGCGGGCACCAGCGGCTGCAGCCCCTCTTCGACTGCCTGCTCACCATCGTGGTCAACG TGTCGCCCTACCTCAAGAGCCTGTCCATGGTGGCCGCCAACAAGCTGTTGCACCTGTTGGAGGCCTTCTCCACCACCTGGTTCCTCTTCTCTGCCGCCCAGAACCACCACCTGGTCTTCTTCCTCCTGGAAGTCTTCAACAACATCATCCAGTACCAGTTTGATG GCAACTCCAACCTGGTCTATGCCATCATCCGGAAGCGCAGTGTCTTCCACCAGCTGGCCAACCTGCCCACCGACCCGCCAGCCATCCACAAGGCACTGCAGCGGCGCCGCCGGCCGCCCGAACCCTTGTCCCGCGCGGGCTCGCAGGAAGGCGCCTCCATGGAGGGGTCCCGCCCCGCAGCGCCCGCTGAGCCAGGCACCCTCAAGACCAGCCTGGTGGCCACTCCAG gcaTTGACAAGCTGACGGAGAAATCCCAGGTGTCGGAGGATGGCACCCTGCGATCTCTGGAGTCTGAGCCCCAGCAGAGCTCGGCAGAGGACAGCCCAGCCACGGAG GAGCCCAGCCAGGCTTGGCGGGAGCAGCGGCGACTGTCCAGTGCATCGGCCAGTGGGCAGTGGAGCCCGACATCGGAGTGG GTCCTCTCCTGGAAGTCGAAGCTGCCGCTGCAAACCATCATGAGGCTGCTGCAGGTGCTGGTTCCCCAGGTGGAGAAGATCTGCATTGACAA GGGCCTGACGGATGAGTCGGAGATCCTGCGGTTCCTGCAGCACGGGACCCTGGTGGGGCTGCTGCCCGTGCCCCACCCCATCCTCATCCGCAAGTACCAGGCCAACTCGGGCACAGCCATGTGGTTCCGCACCTACATGTGGGGCGTCATCTACCTGAG GAATGTGGACCCACCTGTCTGGTACGACACAGACGTGAAGCTGTTTGAGATCCAGCGTGTGTGA
- the HID1 gene encoding protein HID1 isoform X3, which yields MGSADSKLNFRKAVIQLTTKTQPVEATDDAFWDQFWADTATSVQDVFALVPAAEIRAVREESPSNLATLCYKAVEKLVQGAESGCHSEKERQIVLNCSRLLTRVLPYIFEDPDWRGFFWSTVPGAGRGGQGEDDDENARPLAESLLLAIADLLFCPDFTVQSHRRSTVDSAEDIHSLDSCEYIWEAGVGFAHSPQPNYIHDMNRMELLKLLLTCFSEAMYLPPAPDSSSINPWVQFFCSTENRHALPLFTSLLNTVCAYDPVGYGIPYNHLLFSDYREPLVEEAAQVLIVTLDHDSATSASPTVDGTTTGTAMDDADPPGPENLFVNYLSRIHREEDFQFILKGIARLLSNPLLQTYLPNSTKKIQFHQELLVLFWKLCDFNKKFLFFVLKSSDVLDILVPILYFLNDARADQSRVGLMHIGVFILLLLSGERNFGVRLNKPYSVRVPMDIPVFTGTHADLLIVVFHKIITSGHQRLQPLFDCLLTIVVNVSPYLKSLSMVAANKLLHLLEAFSTTWFLFSAAQNHHLVFFLLEVFNNIIQYQFDGNSNLVYAIIRKRSVFHQLANLPTDPPAIHKALQRRRRPPEPLSRAGSQEGASMEGSRPAAPAEPGTLKTSLVATPGIDKLTEKSQVSEDGTLRSLESEPQQSSAEDSPATEEPSQAWREQRRLSSASASGQWSPTSEWVLSWKSKLPLQTIMRLLQVLVPQVEKICIDKVGTLETPISLAGA from the exons ATGGGGTCGGCCGACTCCAAGCTGAACTTCCGAAAGGCGGTGATCCAGCTCACCACCAAGACGCAG CCCGTGGAAGCCACCGATGACGCCTTCTGGGACCAGTTCTGGGCGGACACGGCCACCTCGGTGCAGGATGTCTTTGCGCTGGTGCCAGCAGCGGAGATCCGGGCGGTGCGAGAGGAGTCACCCTCCAACCTGGCCACTCTGTGCTACAAG GCAGTCGAGAAGCTGGTGCAGGGAGCCGAGAGCGGCTGCCACTCGGAGAAGGAGAGGCAGATCGTGCTGAACTGCAGCCGCCTGCTCACCCGCGTGCTGCCCTACATCTTCGAGGACCCTGACTGGAGGGGCTTCTTCTGGTCCACAGTGCCTGGGGCCGGGCGAGGAGGG CAGGGAGAGGATGACGACGAAAACGCCCGGCCCCTGGCTGAGTCCCTGCTCCTGGCCATCGCTGACCTGCTCTTCTGCCCAGACTTCACGGTGCAGAGCCACCGGAGGAGCACTGTG GACTCGGCGGAGGACATTCACTCCCTGGACAGCTGTGAATACATCTGGGAGGCTGGCGTGGGCTTTGCTCACTCTCCCCAGCCCAACTACATCCATGACATGAATCG GATGGAGCTGCTGAAACTGCTGCTGACTTGCTTCTCCGAGGCCATGTACCTGCCCCCAGCTCCGGACAGCAGCAGCATCAATCCGTGGGTGCAGTTTTTTTGTTCCACAGAAAACAG ACACGCCCTGCCCCTGTTCACGTCGCTCCTGAACACCGTGTGTGCCTATGACCCTGTGGGCTACGGGATCCCCTATAACCACCTGCTCTTCTCCGACTACCGGGAACCCCTGGTGGAGGAAGCGGCCCAGGTGCTCATCGTCACCTTGGACCACGACAGCGCCACCAGTGCCAGCCCCACCGTGGACGGCACCACCACGGGCACCGCCATGGACGATGCCGAC CCTCCAGGGCCCGAGAACCTGTTTGTGAACTACCTGTCCCGCATCCATCGAGAGGAG GACTTCCAGTTCATCCTCAAGGGCATAGCCCGGCTGCTCTCCAACCCCCTGCTCCAGACCTACCTGCCCAATTCGACCAAGAAGATCCAGTTCCATCAGGAATTGCTGGTCCTCTTCTGGAAGCTCTGTGACTTCAACAAG AAATTCCTCTTCTTTGTGCTGAAGAGCAGTGACGTCCTAGACATCCTGGTTCCCATCCTCTACTTCCTCAACGACGCTCGAGCGGATCAGT CTCGGGTGGGCCTGATGCACATCGGTGTCTTCATCCTGCTGCTTCTGAGCGGGGAGCGGAACTTCGGGGTGCGGCTGAACAAGCCCTACTCCGTGCGCGTGCCCATGGACATCCCGGTCTTCACCGGCACCCACGCCGACCTGCTCATCGTG GTTTTCCACAAGATCATCACCAGCGGGCACCAGCGGCTGCAGCCCCTCTTCGACTGCCTGCTCACCATCGTGGTCAACG TGTCGCCCTACCTCAAGAGCCTGTCCATGGTGGCCGCCAACAAGCTGTTGCACCTGTTGGAGGCCTTCTCCACCACCTGGTTCCTCTTCTCTGCCGCCCAGAACCACCACCTGGTCTTCTTCCTCCTGGAAGTCTTCAACAACATCATCCAGTACCAGTTTGATG GCAACTCCAACCTGGTCTATGCCATCATCCGGAAGCGCAGTGTCTTCCACCAGCTGGCCAACCTGCCCACCGACCCGCCAGCCATCCACAAGGCACTGCAGCGGCGCCGCCGGCCGCCCGAACCCTTGTCCCGCGCGGGCTCGCAGGAAGGCGCCTCCATGGAGGGGTCCCGCCCCGCAGCGCCCGCTGAGCCAGGCACCCTCAAGACCAGCCTGGTGGCCACTCCAG gcaTTGACAAGCTGACGGAGAAATCCCAGGTGTCGGAGGATGGCACCCTGCGATCTCTGGAGTCTGAGCCCCAGCAGAGCTCGGCAGAGGACAGCCCAGCCACGGAG GAGCCCAGCCAGGCTTGGCGGGAGCAGCGGCGACTGTCCAGTGCATCGGCCAGTGGGCAGTGGAGCCCGACATCGGAGTGG GTCCTCTCCTGGAAGTCGAAGCTGCCGCTGCAAACCATCATGAGGCTGCTGCAGGTGCTGGTTCCCCAGGTGGAGAAGATCTGCATTGACAA AGTGGGCACACTGGAGACCCCCATCTCGCTGGCAGGGGCCTGA
- the HID1 gene encoding protein HID1 isoform X2 → MGSADSKLNFRKAVIQLTTKTQPVEATDDAFWDQFWADTATSVQDVFALVPAAEIRAVREESPSNLATLCYKAVEKLVQGAESGCHSEKERQIVLNCSRLLTRVLPYIFEDPDWRGFFWSTVPGAGRGGGEDDDENARPLAESLLLAIADLLFCPDFTVQSHRRSTVDSAEDIHSLDSCEYIWEAGVGFAHSPQPNYIHDMNRMELLKLLLTCFSEAMYLPPAPDSSSINPWVQFFCSTENRHALPLFTSLLNTVCAYDPVGYGIPYNHLLFSDYREPLVEEAAQVLIVTLDHDSATSASPTVDGTTTGTAMDDADPPGPENLFVNYLSRIHREEDFQFILKGIARLLSNPLLQTYLPNSTKKIQFHQELLVLFWKLCDFNKKFLFFVLKSSDVLDILVPILYFLNDARADQSRVGLMHIGVFILLLLSGERNFGVRLNKPYSVRVPMDIPVFTGTHADLLIVVFHKIITSGHQRLQPLFDCLLTIVVNVSPYLKSLSMVAANKLLHLLEAFSTTWFLFSAAQNHHLVFFLLEVFNNIIQYQFDGNSNLVYAIIRKRSVFHQLANLPTDPPAIHKALQRRRRPPEPLSRAGSQEGASMEGSRPAAPAEPGTLKTSLVATPGIDKLTEKSQVSEDGTLRSLESEPQQSSAEDSPATEEPSQAWREQRRLSSASASGQWSPTSEWVLSWKSKLPLQTIMRLLQVLVPQVEKICIDKGLTDESEILRFLQHGTLVGLLPVPHPILIRKYQANSGTAMWFRTYMWGVIYLRNVDPPVWYDTDVKLFEIQRV, encoded by the exons ATGGGGTCGGCCGACTCCAAGCTGAACTTCCGAAAGGCGGTGATCCAGCTCACCACCAAGACGCAG CCCGTGGAAGCCACCGATGACGCCTTCTGGGACCAGTTCTGGGCGGACACGGCCACCTCGGTGCAGGATGTCTTTGCGCTGGTGCCAGCAGCGGAGATCCGGGCGGTGCGAGAGGAGTCACCCTCCAACCTGGCCACTCTGTGCTACAAG GCAGTCGAGAAGCTGGTGCAGGGAGCCGAGAGCGGCTGCCACTCGGAGAAGGAGAGGCAGATCGTGCTGAACTGCAGCCGCCTGCTCACCCGCGTGCTGCCCTACATCTTCGAGGACCCTGACTGGAGGGGCTTCTTCTGGTCCACAGTGCCTGGGGCCGGGCGAGGAGGG GGAGAGGATGACGACGAAAACGCCCGGCCCCTGGCTGAGTCCCTGCTCCTGGCCATCGCTGACCTGCTCTTCTGCCCAGACTTCACGGTGCAGAGCCACCGGAGGAGCACTGTG GACTCGGCGGAGGACATTCACTCCCTGGACAGCTGTGAATACATCTGGGAGGCTGGCGTGGGCTTTGCTCACTCTCCCCAGCCCAACTACATCCATGACATGAATCG GATGGAGCTGCTGAAACTGCTGCTGACTTGCTTCTCCGAGGCCATGTACCTGCCCCCAGCTCCGGACAGCAGCAGCATCAATCCGTGGGTGCAGTTTTTTTGTTCCACAGAAAACAG ACACGCCCTGCCCCTGTTCACGTCGCTCCTGAACACCGTGTGTGCCTATGACCCTGTGGGCTACGGGATCCCCTATAACCACCTGCTCTTCTCCGACTACCGGGAACCCCTGGTGGAGGAAGCGGCCCAGGTGCTCATCGTCACCTTGGACCACGACAGCGCCACCAGTGCCAGCCCCACCGTGGACGGCACCACCACGGGCACCGCCATGGACGATGCCGAC CCTCCAGGGCCCGAGAACCTGTTTGTGAACTACCTGTCCCGCATCCATCGAGAGGAG GACTTCCAGTTCATCCTCAAGGGCATAGCCCGGCTGCTCTCCAACCCCCTGCTCCAGACCTACCTGCCCAATTCGACCAAGAAGATCCAGTTCCATCAGGAATTGCTGGTCCTCTTCTGGAAGCTCTGTGACTTCAACAAG AAATTCCTCTTCTTTGTGCTGAAGAGCAGTGACGTCCTAGACATCCTGGTTCCCATCCTCTACTTCCTCAACGACGCTCGAGCGGATCAGT CTCGGGTGGGCCTGATGCACATCGGTGTCTTCATCCTGCTGCTTCTGAGCGGGGAGCGGAACTTCGGGGTGCGGCTGAACAAGCCCTACTCCGTGCGCGTGCCCATGGACATCCCGGTCTTCACCGGCACCCACGCCGACCTGCTCATCGTG GTTTTCCACAAGATCATCACCAGCGGGCACCAGCGGCTGCAGCCCCTCTTCGACTGCCTGCTCACCATCGTGGTCAACG TGTCGCCCTACCTCAAGAGCCTGTCCATGGTGGCCGCCAACAAGCTGTTGCACCTGTTGGAGGCCTTCTCCACCACCTGGTTCCTCTTCTCTGCCGCCCAGAACCACCACCTGGTCTTCTTCCTCCTGGAAGTCTTCAACAACATCATCCAGTACCAGTTTGATG GCAACTCCAACCTGGTCTATGCCATCATCCGGAAGCGCAGTGTCTTCCACCAGCTGGCCAACCTGCCCACCGACCCGCCAGCCATCCACAAGGCACTGCAGCGGCGCCGCCGGCCGCCCGAACCCTTGTCCCGCGCGGGCTCGCAGGAAGGCGCCTCCATGGAGGGGTCCCGCCCCGCAGCGCCCGCTGAGCCAGGCACCCTCAAGACCAGCCTGGTGGCCACTCCAG gcaTTGACAAGCTGACGGAGAAATCCCAGGTGTCGGAGGATGGCACCCTGCGATCTCTGGAGTCTGAGCCCCAGCAGAGCTCGGCAGAGGACAGCCCAGCCACGGAG GAGCCCAGCCAGGCTTGGCGGGAGCAGCGGCGACTGTCCAGTGCATCGGCCAGTGGGCAGTGGAGCCCGACATCGGAGTGG GTCCTCTCCTGGAAGTCGAAGCTGCCGCTGCAAACCATCATGAGGCTGCTGCAGGTGCTGGTTCCCCAGGTGGAGAAGATCTGCATTGACAA GGGCCTGACGGATGAGTCGGAGATCCTGCGGTTCCTGCAGCACGGGACCCTGGTGGGGCTGCTGCCCGTGCCCCACCCCATCCTCATCCGCAAGTACCAGGCCAACTCGGGCACAGCCATGTGGTTCCGCACCTACATGTGGGGCGTCATCTACCTGAG GAATGTGGACCCACCTGTCTGGTACGACACAGACGTGAAGCTGTTTGAGATCCAGCGTGTGTGA